One segment of Burkholderia multivorans ATCC BAA-247 DNA contains the following:
- the ftsA gene encoding cell division protein FtsA: MSKDYKDLLVSLDIGTSKVVAIVAELKGEGHYEVIGLGQSESKGLKKGVVVNIEATVQSIQRALEEAELMADCKITNVFTGIAGSHIRSFNSSGMVAIKDKEVTQTDVARVIETAKAINIPTDQQVLHILTQEFIIDGQEDVREPIGMSGIRLEVKVHIVTGAVSAAQNIVKCVRRCGLEVNDLILQPLASSLAVLTEDEKDLGVVLVDIGGGTTDIAIFAEGAIRHTAVIPIAGDQITSDIAMALRTPTPDAEDIKVGYGIAKQALADPDEMVEVPGLGERGPRTLSRQALAAVIEPRVEELFSLVQQVVRESGYEELLSSGVVITGGAAMMPGMVELGEDIFLKPVRIGAPEYAGGLADVVRNPRYSTAMGLLVEGSAQRMRGRKVAVQSGNAGQIFSRMKEWFLSNF, from the coding sequence ATGAGCAAAGACTACAAGGATCTGCTGGTTTCCCTCGACATCGGCACGTCGAAGGTGGTGGCCATCGTCGCCGAGCTGAAGGGCGAAGGCCATTACGAGGTGATCGGTCTGGGCCAGAGCGAATCGAAGGGTCTGAAAAAAGGTGTGGTGGTCAACATCGAGGCCACCGTGCAATCGATCCAGCGCGCGCTCGAGGAAGCCGAGCTGATGGCCGACTGCAAGATCACCAACGTGTTCACCGGCATCGCGGGCAGCCATATCCGCAGCTTCAATTCGAGCGGGATGGTCGCGATCAAGGACAAGGAAGTCACGCAGACGGACGTCGCGCGCGTGATCGAGACCGCGAAGGCGATCAACATCCCGACGGACCAGCAGGTGCTGCACATCCTCACGCAGGAATTCATCATCGACGGGCAGGAAGACGTGCGCGAGCCGATCGGGATGAGCGGGATCCGGCTGGAAGTGAAGGTGCACATCGTGACGGGCGCGGTCAGCGCCGCGCAGAACATCGTCAAGTGCGTGCGCCGCTGCGGGCTCGAGGTGAACGACCTGATCCTGCAGCCGCTCGCGTCGTCGCTCGCGGTGCTGACCGAAGACGAGAAGGATCTCGGCGTGGTGCTCGTCGACATCGGCGGCGGCACGACCGACATCGCGATCTTCGCGGAAGGCGCGATCCGTCACACGGCCGTGATTCCGATCGCCGGCGACCAGATCACGAGCGACATCGCGATGGCGCTGCGCACGCCGACGCCCGATGCGGAAGACATCAAGGTCGGCTACGGAATCGCGAAGCAGGCACTCGCCGATCCGGACGAGATGGTCGAAGTGCCGGGGCTCGGCGAGCGCGGTCCGCGCACGCTGTCGCGCCAGGCGCTCGCGGCCGTGATCGAGCCGCGCGTCGAGGAACTGTTCTCGCTCGTGCAGCAGGTCGTGCGCGAATCGGGTTACGAAGAACTGCTGAGCTCCGGCGTGGTCATTACCGGCGGCGCGGCGATGATGCCGGGCATGGTCGAGCTCGGCGAGGACATTTTCCTGAAGCCGGTGCGCATCGGTGCGCCCGAGTACGCGGGCGGTCTTGCCGACGTCGTGCGCAATCCGCGCTATTCGACGGCGATGGGGCTGCTCGTCGAAGGCAGCGCGCAGCGCATGCGCGGCCGCAAGGTTGCGGTGCAGTCCGGCAACGCGGGGCAGATCTTCTCGCGGATGAAGGAGTGGTTCCTGAGCAATTTTTAA